A stretch of Candidatus Hinthialibacter antarcticus DNA encodes these proteins:
- a CDS encoding DUF1080 domain-containing protein, whose translation MFKGIGKRSMILFSAAMAFSFALTATAADDGFVSIFNGKDLTGWTVQGLEKAVPKVKDGAMVVGGWDYWAVISEKEYGDFILKFDCMFDKKGNSGICVHVPKKDVFKKQSFEIQLDADAGEVGKKCTGSLFTSKGEFKTAEKNPTKALGEWNSVEIKYQGKKLSLTINGEAVHTDLDMTQFDNLKLNDKGHIAIQRNDYKKAVSYKNIMIKEL comes from the coding sequence ATGTTCAAAGGTATTGGCAAACGATCAATGATTTTATTTTCCGCTGCAATGGCGTTCAGTTTTGCGCTGACGGCAACTGCGGCGGATGACGGCTTTGTCTCAATTTTTAATGGCAAAGACCTGACGGGCTGGACCGTGCAAGGACTCGAAAAAGCCGTTCCAAAAGTGAAAGACGGCGCCATGGTTGTCGGCGGCTGGGATTATTGGGCCGTGATTTCTGAAAAAGAATACGGCGACTTCATTTTGAAGTTTGACTGTATGTTCGACAAAAAAGGCAACAGCGGCATTTGCGTTCACGTCCCCAAAAAAGACGTATTCAAAAAGCAATCGTTTGAAATCCAATTGGATGCAGACGCGGGCGAAGTGGGCAAAAAATGCACCGGTTCACTTTTTACCAGCAAAGGTGAATTCAAAACCGCCGAAAAGAACCCGACCAAAGCGCTTGGCGAATGGAACAGCGTTGAGATCAAATATCAAGGCAAAAAACTTTCGCTGACCATCAACGGCGAAGCGGTTCATACCGATCTCGACATGACTCAGTTCGACAACCTGAAACTGAACGACAAAGGCCACATCGCGATTCAACGCAACGACTACAAAAAGGCCGTTTCGTATAAGAACATCATGATTAAAGAGCTGTAA
- a CDS encoding RNA polymerase sigma factor has product MTRTRRDIENELLWLHLRNGAPNAARRMVSQWEQPLFYYLRRLLDSEADCWDVLQDVWMKALGGAGQLRDPKALPAWLYQIARNAAVSHWRKQKRYVPLDDENEAEVDAALENDSGFSADDAIDLHHALQQLTLPHREVITLHVLENFSLEEIAVIVGAPTGTVKSRLHYAKRELRKLLNERGQTHE; this is encoded by the coding sequence ATGACACGCACCCGGCGCGATATCGAAAACGAACTGCTTTGGCTGCATCTACGAAACGGGGCGCCCAACGCCGCGCGACGTATGGTCAGTCAGTGGGAACAACCGCTGTTCTATTACCTGCGGCGCTTGTTGGATAGCGAAGCCGACTGTTGGGACGTTCTGCAGGACGTCTGGATGAAAGCGCTGGGCGGCGCTGGCCAGTTGCGCGATCCGAAAGCGTTGCCCGCCTGGCTCTACCAAATTGCCCGCAACGCCGCTGTCAGCCACTGGCGAAAACAAAAGCGCTATGTACCGCTTGATGATGAAAACGAGGCCGAAGTCGACGCGGCGCTCGAAAATGATTCAGGCTTTTCCGCCGATGACGCCATTGATCTTCATCACGCCTTACAGCAGTTGACGTTGCCGCACCGCGAAGTGATTACGTTGCATGTATTAGAAAATTTTTCGCTGGAAGAAATCGCCGTCATTGTCGGAGCGCCGACCGGCACGGTGAAATCACGCCTTCACTACGCCAAACGAGAACTACGAAAGCTGCTCAACGAAAGGGGCCAGACCCATGAATGA
- a CDS encoding dCMP deaminase family protein — MNDLPIHQPHEGSELSAALSENRPSWDEYFMLLAKLAATRSTCFSRPVGAVIARDKRMLATGYNGAPPGTWHCIDKKQCYWRQPENHVEGIEPRELSRAVHAEMNAIAHAARAGISIEGSTIYCTMSPCVNCFKVLLSAGIKRVFFEHIYDFNNKGGDSFLLDYYKQYEEIVEVSQLKVSASAVNIANEFTNEITSQRRHEHY; from the coding sequence ATGAATGATTTGCCAATTCACCAGCCGCACGAAGGCTCGGAACTCTCTGCCGCATTGAGCGAAAACCGCCCCTCGTGGGACGAATACTTCATGCTGCTGGCGAAGTTGGCGGCGACGCGCTCGACCTGTTTTTCGCGTCCAGTAGGCGCGGTCATCGCCCGCGACAAGCGTATGCTCGCGACCGGTTACAACGGAGCGCCTCCCGGCACATGGCACTGCATCGACAAAAAACAGTGCTACTGGCGCCAACCCGAAAATCACGTCGAGGGCATCGAACCCCGCGAACTCTCCCGCGCCGTCCACGCCGAAATGAACGCCATCGCACACGCCGCCCGCGCGGGCATCTCCATCGAAGGCAGCACCATTTACTGCACCATGTCGCCCTGCGTGAATTGCTTTAAGGTGCTGCTCAGCGCGGGAATCAAGCGGGTTTTCTTTGAGCATATTTATGATTTCAACAACAAAGGCGGCGACTCGTTTTTACTCGACTACTACAAACAATACGAAGAAATAGTTGAAGTGAGCCAGCTGAAAGTTTCCGCGTCGGCGGTGAACATCGCCAATGAATTCACCAACGAAATCACCTCTCAACGCCGCCACGAACACTATTGA
- a CDS encoding TIM barrel protein → MSQAINRRDAVTAIAAGAAVVSTLGASAKEGEAMKGNIKQSVSRWCFGNTVPDLKEFCKICADMGLHGIDLVGENDAKVMKDFGLVPTMYSPGSGSIRDGLNNPKLHAEQMKTFETNIPLAAKYKARNLITFSGERHGMNDYDGMRNCADILEKACKIAANEGVIICMELLNSKVDHKDYMCDHTDWGVTLVKMVNHPNFKLLNDLYHMQIMEGDLMRNIRDHNHAFGHYHTGGNPGRNDLDETQEVYWPAVMKAIVDTGYDGYVAHEFVPRAKDKDGAVKALQHAVGVCDV, encoded by the coding sequence ATGTCACAAGCAATTAACCGGCGCGACGCCGTAACCGCAATCGCCGCTGGAGCCGCAGTGGTCAGTACGCTGGGCGCGTCCGCCAAAGAAGGGGAAGCCATGAAAGGAAATATCAAACAATCCGTATCCCGCTGGTGTTTTGGCAACACCGTGCCCGACCTCAAAGAGTTTTGCAAAATCTGCGCCGATATGGGCCTGCACGGCATTGACCTGGTCGGTGAAAATGACGCCAAGGTGATGAAAGATTTCGGTCTGGTTCCGACGATGTATTCTCCCGGCTCCGGCTCGATTCGCGATGGGCTGAACAACCCTAAATTGCACGCCGAACAGATGAAGACGTTTGAAACAAACATCCCCCTCGCCGCCAAATACAAAGCGCGCAACCTCATCACTTTTTCGGGTGAGCGCCACGGCATGAACGACTATGACGGTATGCGCAACTGCGCGGACATTTTAGAGAAAGCCTGCAAGATCGCCGCCAACGAAGGCGTCATCATTTGTATGGAGTTGCTTAACAGCAAGGTCGATCACAAAGACTATATGTGCGACCACACCGACTGGGGCGTGACCCTGGTAAAGATGGTCAATCATCCCAATTTTAAATTACTCAACGACCTCTATCACATGCAGATCATGGAAGGCGACCTGATGCGCAACATCCGCGACCATAACCATGCGTTTGGTCACTACCACACGGGCGGCAACCCGGGCCGCAACGATCTCGACGAGACCCAGGAAGTCTACTGGCCCGCCGTCATGAAAGCGATTGTCGATACGGGATACGACGGATACGTCGCTCATGAGTTTGTCCCGCGCGCGAAGGACAAAGACGGCGCCGTCAAAGCCCTGCAACACGCCGTCGGCGTCTGCGACGTGTAA
- a CDS encoding GntR family transcriptional regulator has translation MKIIDRQSPRKLYLQLVDVLLSGMESGELSVGSQLPTEDQLCTQQGVSKAVVRSAMQELARKGYVRKIPGKGTFVETPPSQKGVWLSTAITENMLDFGAQWDTEVVQKMLTISPSDLTDLFAQETGHQVFKVLRLRSIESEPVALELAYVSHDLCPGLPLEDLRGQSLLDIITQKYGIPIVRAADSYEVTTLDERESELLKRDEGEHVLLADRILYTSNNRVVGFMRIINVSTKHRITVESVRTSV, from the coding sequence ATGAAAATCATAGATCGACAGAGTCCACGTAAATTATATCTTCAGTTGGTTGACGTTTTGTTATCCGGGATGGAAAGCGGAGAACTCAGCGTTGGTTCGCAGCTACCGACTGAAGACCAACTTTGTACTCAACAAGGCGTGAGCAAAGCCGTGGTGCGTTCGGCGATGCAAGAACTGGCCCGTAAAGGCTACGTTCGTAAGATTCCCGGCAAGGGGACTTTCGTCGAAACGCCGCCCAGCCAAAAAGGCGTCTGGCTTTCGACCGCCATCACCGAAAACATGCTCGATTTCGGCGCCCAGTGGGATACCGAAGTCGTGCAGAAAATGCTGACCATTTCGCCGTCAGACCTGACCGACTTGTTCGCCCAAGAGACCGGGCATCAGGTGTTTAAGGTATTGCGTCTGCGTTCGATTGAAAGCGAGCCGGTTGCGCTGGAACTGGCGTATGTGTCGCACGATTTATGCCCCGGCCTGCCGTTGGAAGACCTGCGCGGGCAGTCGCTGTTGGATATCATCACCCAAAAATACGGCATCCCCATTGTACGCGCGGCGGATTCGTATGAAGTAACGACTTTGGATGAGCGCGAGTCGGAACTGCTCAAGCGCGATGAAGGCGAGCACGTCTTATTGGCGGACCGCATTCTCTATACGTCAAACAACCGCGTGGTGGGTTTCATGCGCATCATCAACGTTTCAACCAAACACCGCATCACCGTCGAATCGGTGCGAACGTCTGTATAG
- a CDS encoding GNAT family N-acetyltransferase → MSDSRKPNPPVPIEKFHVLDDFDCGVPALNKYLKSYAFQNHRAGGARTYVTTRDHQVVGFYSLAYGSTKVDDSPPRIREGLGRYPIPVIVLTRLAVDLNEKGKGLGAGLLRDALIRTLQAADIAGLRAVLVHAKDEQAKAFYQRFGFVSSPVNEFHLFMMVKDIRKTMIDQT, encoded by the coding sequence ATGAGCGATAGCCGTAAGCCCAACCCGCCTGTTCCGATCGAAAAATTTCATGTATTGGATGATTTCGACTGCGGCGTTCCCGCCTTAAATAAATACCTAAAGTCTTATGCGTTCCAAAACCATCGCGCGGGTGGAGCGCGAACCTATGTAACGACGCGAGATCATCAGGTGGTTGGGTTTTATTCCTTGGCCTATGGTTCAACCAAAGTCGATGATTCGCCGCCGCGCATACGCGAAGGCCTGGGCCGCTATCCAATCCCGGTTATTGTTTTAACCCGCCTGGCTGTTGATCTCAATGAAAAAGGGAAAGGGTTGGGCGCTGGTTTGTTGCGTGATGCGCTCATCCGAACGCTGCAAGCAGCCGATATCGCCGGTTTGCGAGCAGTCTTGGTACATGCCAAAGATGAACAAGCCAAGGCATTCTATCAGCGGTTCGGCTTTGTCTCTTCGCCAGTAAATGAATTTCATTTGTTTATGATGGTGAAAGATATTCGAAAAACAATGATAGACCAGACCTGA
- a CDS encoding DUF1778 domain-containing protein, whose translation MPNMEPSRESAKTAFLNIRINEQQKDLIGQAAALSKRSLSEFVVENAYDAASQVLADKTHFTLSPDKWEEFCDALDAPPKSVPALKELFSKPSPFHER comes from the coding sequence ATGCCTAATATGGAGCCATCCAGAGAATCCGCCAAGACGGCTTTTCTGAATATACGGATAAACGAACAGCAAAAAGACCTGATCGGTCAAGCAGCCGCCTTGAGCAAGCGCAGCCTGAGCGAGTTTGTGGTTGAGAACGCCTATGACGCGGCATCCCAGGTTTTGGCTGACAAAACCCACTTCACATTGTCACCAGATAAGTGGGAAGAGTTTTGCGACGCCCTCGACGCCCCGCCAAAATCAGTGCCCGCGTTGAAAGAGTTGTTCAGCAAACCGAGCCCATTTCATGAGCGATAG
- a CDS encoding VOC family protein, with protein MYRTLFSLLIAALLIAPAFSAEDEFTSKVIQIGMIVSDLDASVKFYTEVVGLTEQAGFEVDADFGKRSGLTDSLPVKVRVLKVGAGEDATQLKLMTFGNKAKKQTNEFIHTNTGIQYITINVKELAPIVERIKKHKVKFLGETPIPLGKRHFVMVKDPDGTFVELIGPMTQQKRFDSVFE; from the coding sequence TCTTTTGATCGCCCCTGCGTTTAGCGCCGAGGATGAATTCACCAGCAAAGTCATTCAAATTGGTATGATCGTCAGCGATCTCGACGCGTCTGTGAAGTTTTATACCGAAGTCGTTGGCCTTACCGAGCAAGCCGGTTTTGAAGTTGACGCCGACTTTGGCAAGCGCTCCGGCCTCACCGACTCGCTGCCCGTCAAAGTGCGCGTATTGAAAGTGGGCGCAGGAGAAGACGCCACTCAACTCAAGCTCATGACCTTCGGCAACAAAGCCAAAAAGCAAACCAACGAATTTATTCACACCAACACCGGCATCCAATACATCACCATCAACGTCAAAGAACTGGCGCCAATTGTTGAGCGTATCAAAAAGCACAAAGTGAAATTTCTGGGCGAAACGCCCATCCCCCTGGGAAAACGCCATTTTGTTATGGTCAAAGACCCAGACGGCACCTTCGTCGAACTCATCGGCCCGATGACTCAACAAAAACGCTTCGATTCGGTGTTTGAATAA